The DNA window AGGGCCATAGAACAATGAGTCGAATCGGACGAGCTGCTGGTTCATACCATAAGCAACACTCTCCACTTCACCGATCATCAGCGTATACAACTCTACATCCAACGCACGCTGGACGCGCGCTTCGCGCCGGTTTTCCAGGTAAAACGCGGCGTACACACCAACAAAAACTATCAGCAACTGTAACAGCACACCCCACACTGACTGCATAAAACGCATAAAGCGCGACTGGTGACCGTTTTTTTTATTCATTTGATCTATCCCGGGCTATAACACTGGCAACTTCTGCCCGTACACCCGTCTTATTGTTGATCAATCTACCACTTCAAAGTACACAAATTCATGAATCGTTTAGCCAGAATCGCGTTTTTTTTGATGTTGGCCGTATGCACGCTACACACATCAGCCAATGCCCAGTCCGTTGCTGAAGAATACCCTGCCATCGCTAAAGCTGTAAACTACTACCTTGAAGGCGGCACCAATAACAACTTTGATACCCTGAAAAAAGCTTTCCACGAAACAGCTACGATGAAGTACATGGCTGACGGTGAATACCGAGAAGTCAATGCACTCGAGTTTTTCGGGAAAGGCATGAAAAATGGTGGCCCAAAACAGGATCGTGAAACGCGTATCGTTTCAATTGACGTTGCAGGCAGCGCCGCCTTTGCCAAACTTGAAATTGAGTACCCGACCTTCACGTTTGTCGACTACATGCACCTGCTCAAAGTTGATGGCGAATGGAAAATTGTCAGCAAGATCTTCCACCGGCAGCCGAAGAGTAGTTCCTAGTGGGAAGAGCGGTATAACTCAACGTTTTTAGACGCCTTAAGAACGGCGTTTAATGCCGCTTTTCGAGTGCCGAATGCCGAGTGATTTCTTTTGGGCATCTACGACATCCCGAGAACACGAAAATCCGAGAGTACAGGACGTAAGCCTTAACGATCTGATTTTCGATACGTAAATTTGAGGCCAGACCATACCTCGTCTACCGAACAAACCTTGACGTCTACCAATCCGGCGTCCAGTCCGATTTGGCGCACGATGTTGCTGCTCAAGTCGGTCGGGACACCGGATTTTCCTTTGGGCCAGGATATCCAAACCATGCCCTTTTTGTCCAGGTGTGTCTTTAACCGGGGGAAATCTTCAGCCAACTCAGCCGCCCCCATAGAGAAGTAGTGGATAAAGTCTAGTGTGCCCTCAAGTTCACACACAACCACATCATCGGGCATCGGGCCTGTCAACTCACCATAGTGCGGTGGGGCCTGGATCATACAAACGCGCATCCCTGGCTTAATCC is part of the Bacteroidota bacterium genome and encodes:
- a CDS encoding nuclear transport factor 2 family protein, with the translated sequence MNRLARIAFFLMLAVCTLHTSANAQSVAEEYPAIAKAVNYYLEGGTNNNFDTLKKAFHETATMKYMADGEYREVNALEFFGKGMKNGGPKQDRETRIVSIDVAGSAAFAKLEIEYPTFTFVDYMHLLKVDGEWKIVSKIFHRQPKSSS
- a CDS encoding DUF3052 domain-containing protein, translating into MSDYSHRPLIKKLGIKPGMRVCMIQAPPHYGELTGPMPDDVVVCELEGTLDFIHYFSMGAAELAEDFPRLKTHLDKKGMVWISWPKGKSGVPTDLSSNIVRQIGLDAGLVDVKVCSVDEVWSGLKFTYRKSDR